One Magnolia sinica isolate HGM2019 chromosome 2, MsV1, whole genome shotgun sequence genomic window, ACCGAAACtagacctaacctaaacccaaaaggACATGACTTAGAGCCATCCGTGGCTGGAAATCCCAAATGACAGGACATTACTAAACCCATCCTAAGTTGCAAATCCAAAAAAGGCAGGGCCAGTTCTAAACCCATCTCATGTAGGAAATTCAAGAAAGTAAGTTGAGTTTCCGATAAATTAAGTAGAAATTTCCTTTTCAAGAACCGTATGATCTTAATTAAATCTCATTTAATTTAAAACTCCCAATTTATAAACTCAACTGAACCTTGACCCATCATATAaatgaatttattttttcttttttccttcgcttatttgaacccaacccaaattttAATGGGTTTCTCCTTATTTGTGATCTGATTATTAAATGGGCCATGATCTAAGACCCTCCAATCTGACACATTTGCAACCCCATCCATCTGGTGCTCCTACTCGCTCCTTCCATGTTGAAGAGGGAGGCTTGCTAGAATAGGATATGTATTAGTCTCCTTGGATTGGGCCATGTTTTATGTTTGAATCTGGATCCTCTTGCCACAAACAAGGCACTCATatttttctacatcttgataggtCCATGCTATGGCACTAACATCTCTACCACAAATGTGGTGCGTGATGATGTGACCCAATCAGATTTGAGCAAATAAGAGTTTTCTGTTTATGGTAAGCAAGTGATTTGAattctttttatttatatttccaGAAATATTGATCCATTCAGAAACCTATACACACCATAAATTTAGCCAAAGATAACCTCATTCAAGTGGAGAGAGAATTCGCCAGCAAGTAAAAATCTCATGAGTTGTTTGAGTACTGGTCCAGCCTATACGAATGATAGTACAGGCAGGATATACAACACTTTAAAACAAGTGTCTTAAATCCAACCACGTATGACAAGAGATGAAGCCCATTCTATAGGTGCCTTCCAATTAAATCTTGCCACGTATGAAAGTTCAATACTCAAATTTCAACTCAAAATTATTATTGAAACTTATTCATCCAATTAAAATAATAAGTTATCAATATTCCATCCATACAAAAAATATGGACAACCTATTTTTATATTCATGTAGAGTCACCTACACTTTCATGAAAGGTGAAAACAAATGTTCTTGgcaaactcaataaaataaaatatgatcaTGACCGTCGATGTCGGGACACTCAATGCAACAAGTGCCATCGTCCCAATAGCCAAGCTTGGCCTAGTATTCATCAACACTGTCTGTAATAGCCCGACCGCTTCGCACACGTCCGAATCGTAACACGTGTAATATCTCTTCTCCCACTCCATCCAATGGAGAGGCGGCTCGTTATTCGTCTCTGCCATCTTCGTCTCATGTATACGCTGCCGCAGGACGATCATGTCCTCATCCACCGATCGGCCTCCAAAACCCCAATCGTGGCCGTTGTTTGGTGCAGCTGATGCTGTGATCCGCAATCTCTTAGGACGGAAAGGAAGAATAGGAGGAAGGTATGGATGGAAGGGCTGAGGAAGAAGCTtataagaagaaaaggaaggagtaTTCATCATTAGAGAGAAGAAAGTCAGGAAGATATCAGGTATTAAGTTACGCAAGAAGATGGGTTGATTGAGTTCGCTTTTATAAGCCAGGGTCTCTGACAAAGAAACTTAAGAGAGAAGGCTCGTGGCAAAGACGCGTTGGGCTACGTATCCTTTCTCCGCGGTTCTGTCTTTTAAAGATTACTGTTCCAAGTGGCGCAATTGGGTAGTGCCACGTGGCTTACTTTATTCGCCCGGATCGACCTAGGTCGCCGGATCCCGTGGTAGCCACATATTTACGGCATTATCCCggaaagcagatccaaagcttatatAGATCATACCACATAAAACGTTcatgattgaatctccaccattagaaACGTCATGGCCCTGGAACCtgttagtaagtttttaatgatcgattACCACCGTTttctatattatggtccacctgagattgcgatctgcttcttttttcaaaaataaaaataaaaattacctagtaaaataaattttcaaaatgtaTAGACCGCGTGTATATAAGCCAGATagagcaaggtgggccccacagtaagggatccATCCAAGCAGCGCACCACCTTTTCACTATAATAGTCTACCCAAGGGGTGCGAAAGTATTTGGAAGACTCTTTGATGtctaccttgatttatttattttatccgctctgtccatccattctctcaaataattttagtgcttgagcccGAAAATAAATcatatgaaatgctcaaatggaccacaccataggaaacagttgatttGAACAtttactattgaaaatttcttagggccatagaaattttggatcaagcttatatttgtgtttactgttcatccatgtctttatgatctcattaacgggttggatgacaaataaacatcaccgtgggctttAGCAAGGTTTTACTACCAAAAAACTGGAAAAAGGCTACAGATAAAAACTGTAGctaaaatgcttcaattttaaggtcaactccttaaattagatgaaaaaatgggtggacgaaagatgggcccaactgagtttactcagttcgataagagcatactgagttactcagtaggcaatccgatttcaaagTATTCCTTCTCCCAAGTGGAAGCGGATTTGCTGACGTACAACACAGCAGCTATCTAGCTGATGTTACATCAAccttagcaagttctgtgggtcctataataaggtatgtgttatatccaaaccgcacATCTAATTGGAGATATAATTATAAAGGTTGAGAATAAAAATAACACTCCAAAAAGTAGGGGAGGATTGAGCGTCTACTGTTAAAACCCTTTGGGCATcgccaaagttttagatcaatatgatatttgtttttcctcttcatccatgtctttttgacctCATGAACCCATTGAATGGAAAATAGACGTTATATTGGGTCCtccaaatgttttaatggtgaaaatcattatcccactgctatttgtgaggtggtccagttgagctttggatatcattcattttttagctcatgacctaaaatgatctagaaaaatggataaacggtatggatatgataaatacatcagaTTTCCTTTTGAACCGTTGTgtcagcactcgtcttcgcatgacacgtacccacatcagctatgttgctggtgtgtggtacaccagccaatccacttccgtccCAAGTAGTCGGCATATACTGTACTTAGGCGCTGACCTTACAAGCTCCACACATGCCAATTAGCTGGCAAGGTGGTCCCTACTTGTAAGAtagatatagaaaaaaaaaataaaaaaataaaaaaatagcacAGGTCATTTGTCATTAGGGCCAGATGGGtacgttgaatttggaccgtccgCAAAATTTGGGACCGCACTTCCATTATTTTCAAATGGGCAGGCTCATAAGGTCACGACAGTGTATACATATAAATGGATAAAATGTTCAACGTCAGTTGGCAAATCAATACACTTGCCTGTAAatgtaactgtggggcccaaatctttttatttagatttttcTCCTTTTGCTTGCTGTTTTCAAAGTCGAGTGGCCGTTTGGGTGGAGGTAAAGGGTGATAATGTATGGTAAAAATGATGATTTCTGCCATCTGTTCAATAGACACAAAATTTCTCTTCAAAGAAGAATGAGCAAATTTCTACCTCTGTTCAAaacaaaactctgtgggcccattatgatatatatatatatatatatatatatatatatatatagacacacacacacacacacacacacacacacacacacaacatttatttatattttcaaatCACACCATTCACTATATAAGCACTAATTAATTAAATTTGATGAATTAGAATTGATTAAATCAGCTCATGTGAGCTTGATCAATTATATCTTCAATTTTATCATTGAAAACATGGTAAAATTGGAACATTTGGATTTCTTAAACCATATATATGCTTACTTTTGGTGAAATTTTAGACCATAAATTCCTACATCGAGTACTATGACTTGGTTTGTCAGTTTGAAAAAATGGGTGAGCACATGGGAGCAACCAAAAACATAgatgttattgttattgttcttgtttttttttttttttttttttaatttttttatgggcTACGATAGACTCATAGTAATCTATTATGATTAATGCATAAGTTGGTTGTTGTTAAAGTCCTTTCATACACATTAATATGCCATCCTCTAAAATGGGTGCCTTACAAGCCCACATGTGGCCCCATGTGTTGTAATATAGCGTGTGTGAGATTTGATCTTTCCATTAAGGGTAGCTGCGCAGTTTAGATCACTGGAATAAAAATGTCGCTgtttcacacctcaggtgggccggAAGCAAcaaattggttggtgtaccacacaccaccgatctagCTAGTATATGTACATGTCGTGTGAAGACAAGTGCTGATGCTCAGAGCACAGGTTTTGAATGGATTGGGCCAGGCCCAACAATTTGGGCCCATTTAGAATTCAAACTTCATACAGTTAAGCTCAACCCATCATCATCATTTTGactaattgacgcagggatgaatgtgtaCTACAAGAAAAAACGGACAAAGGCTACGGCTAAAAACCTTTTGCTACGGATcggtcgctattggtggggtaggtAAAGGtgaaaaacctatggctacggattatatccgtagcagtAGATATCAATCGCTACAGACAAAAGCCATAGCTATAATTTCTGCAGCGAAATGTAGCTATAGCTATAGAttgaatccgtagcaatagatatcaatagctacagataaagcttgtagctataatttctgtagtgAAATGTACCTATGGCTACAGAtaatagctacggttttcagaaCAGTAGTtacggctaaaatccgtagctaatttttgaaaaattaaaaaaaaaattataataatgatgcctgtttccattgcaaaacTTGCTGTGAttaataactcatctaagcttaatgttgataggaatagtacataaaatgcaatatgatgaggtcgatcatcgtcttcctcaaggataactactttaaatccacggagcttctttgaacTCCTCACAGAAACTTCTCAAATCTATGAGGAAAGAAagtaggaaaatagaaataaattctaataaattcaaaatttactctatgattgaaataaacgagttcataaCCGTTTAAATCAGAATTACAagcaataagagagaaatcagaaacaaactataactaaaactccttaaaattcgtaacttactatcaatagtaaatttacttttatagtaagtgttctatgtaacttaaccacgttattctcctaattattctaaggacttttcatgttagacacaactcttaaagcccaatggatgaagagttataatcaaactaaaacttactatttataataaaaacggaactaaacatggaattcgatcatcgatatgatagaatctcacaaatttggcatgggcaacttagcatagctaggttggttgactaaagtagctcgtcctactctaaaatcatatatggtacgtcgagtaactcattctggtttgcgagatatgcctgttttaaggttctgacggtcttgatgacttctgcttctgatcgagccttctttga contains:
- the LOC131230644 gene encoding uncharacterized protein LOC131230644, with the translated sequence MMNTPSFSSYKLLPQPFHPYLPPILPFRPKRLRITASAAPNNGHDWGFGGRSVDEDMIVLRQRIHETKMAETNNEPPLHWMEWEKRYYTCYDSDVCEAVGLLQTVLMNTRPSLAIGTMALVALSVPTSTVMIIFYFIEFAKNICFHLS